A single region of the Pararhodospirillum photometricum DSM 122 genome encodes:
- the rpmG gene encoding 50S ribosomal protein L33: MAKPATILVKLESTADTGYFYVVKKNPRKTTNKLEFRKYDPKVRKHVVFRETKLK; encoded by the coding sequence CATCCTGGTGAAGCTGGAAAGCACCGCGGATACGGGCTACTTCTACGTGGTCAAGAAGAATCCGCGCAAAACCACCAACAAGCTTGAGTTCCGCAAGTACGACCCGAAGGTGCGCAAGCACGTCGTCTTCCGCGAAACCAAGCTGAAGTAA